In one window of Psychrobacter sp. P2G3 DNA:
- a CDS encoding thioesterase family protein, whose product MKALAILPEMQETLNKDKHHPMHGFAVIYSQQVEWGDMDSFGHVNNVVYYTYAQNARIYYNSQLNLFNEKTFSVMAASSCQYFKPVTYPDTLWIGVRVKKIGNASVIHEYTYYSTAMNTIVASGESVLVYLDKASGQKKNIDETKKAAITAFESFN is encoded by the coding sequence ATGAAGGCTTTAGCTATATTACCGGAAATGCAAGAGACGCTGAATAAAGACAAACACCATCCCATGCATGGTTTTGCGGTTATCTATTCTCAACAAGTAGAATGGGGCGATATGGATTCTTTTGGTCATGTCAATAATGTGGTCTATTACACTTATGCCCAAAACGCTCGTATTTACTATAACAGTCAATTAAATCTATTCAATGAAAAGACTTTTTCAGTCATGGCAGCGTCATCCTGTCAATATTTCAAACCAGTGACTTATCCCGATACCTTATGGATTGGGGTTCGAGTTAAGAAAATTGGTAATGCCAGCGTGATTCATGAATATACCTATTATAGTACGGCTATGAATACTATCGTCGCTAGCGGTGAATCAGTACTGGTATATCTTGATAAAGCCAGTGGACAAAAGAAAAATATCGATGAAACAAAAAAAGCCGCGATTACTGCTTTTGAAAGTTTCAACTAA
- a CDS encoding acyl-CoA dehydrogenase family protein: protein MIRDRETLNQITETIRQFVSNQLIPMEHWVAENDRLPEDIISQMRELGLFGLTIPEAYGGLGVTMEEEVTLAFELGRTSPAFRSLIGTNNGIGSSGLVIDGTEEQKQKYLPRLASGEIIGSFCLTEPESGSDAASLRTTAIKDGDTYVINGTKRYITNAPEAGIFTVMARTDPQNKRSGGISAFIVESDTPGITLGKIDKKMGQKGAHTCDVIFDNCVVPADALIGGVEGVGFKTAMKVLDKGRLHIAAASTGAASRMLDDALHYAVERKQFGQPIANFQLIQAMLADSKAEIYAAKSMVLDASRLRDEGKNVVTESSCAKMFATEMCGRVADRAVQIHGGAGYIADYGIERFYRDVRLYRLYEGTTQIQQIIIARNMIKEVSE, encoded by the coding sequence ATGATCAGAGATAGGGAAACTCTTAACCAAATCACCGAAACTATCCGCCAATTTGTTAGCAACCAATTAATACCAATGGAACATTGGGTAGCAGAAAACGATCGTCTTCCAGAAGACATTATTAGCCAGATGCGTGAGTTAGGGCTGTTTGGACTTACTATTCCTGAAGCTTACGGCGGGCTTGGCGTTACTATGGAAGAAGAGGTCACACTGGCATTTGAATTAGGGCGCACATCTCCTGCGTTTCGCTCACTAATCGGGACAAATAATGGTATTGGCTCATCTGGTCTAGTCATTGATGGTACCGAAGAGCAAAAACAAAAATACCTACCAAGGCTCGCCAGTGGTGAAATTATCGGCTCATTTTGTTTGACCGAACCAGAATCAGGTTCAGATGCTGCCTCATTAAGAACCACTGCTATTAAAGATGGCGATACTTATGTTATCAACGGTACTAAACGCTATATTACCAATGCCCCTGAAGCCGGCATATTTACTGTGATGGCACGTACTGATCCACAAAATAAAAGATCGGGTGGTATTTCAGCCTTCATCGTTGAGAGCGATACCCCTGGTATTACTTTGGGTAAAATTGATAAAAAAATGGGCCAAAAAGGCGCGCATACCTGTGATGTTATCTTTGATAATTGCGTAGTGCCTGCTGATGCGTTGATTGGTGGTGTAGAAGGTGTAGGTTTTAAAACCGCTATGAAAGTACTAGATAAAGGACGTCTACATATTGCTGCAGCGAGTACAGGCGCAGCAAGTCGAATGTTAGATGATGCCTTACACTATGCCGTTGAGCGTAAGCAGTTTGGTCAACCGATAGCCAATTTTCAACTTATTCAAGCCATGCTCGCTGATTCAAAAGCAGAGATTTATGCGGCTAAATCTATGGTGCTAGATGCCTCACGTCTGCGCGATGAAGGTAAAAATGTCGTTACTGAATCATCATGTGCCAAGATGTTTGCGACCGAAATGTGCGGCCGAGTTGCTGATAGAGCCGTGCAAATTCATGGCGGTGCGGGCTATATTGCGGATTATGGCATTGAACGTTTTTATCGTGATGTGCGCTTATATCGTTTGTATGAAGGCACTACTCAAATCCAGCAAATTATTATCGCCCGCAATATGATCAAAGAAGTTAGCGAGTAG
- a CDS encoding 3-hydroxyacyl-CoA dehydrogenase, giving the protein MIMTVNSLAIIGTGIMGMGIAQIAAQAGIQVLLFDAKAGAAEQGRQSLQATLEKLSAKGKFTDEQLQSTLSNLTVIEDIAKIANVDVVVEAIIENLEIKQQLFKQLESIVTAETILATNTSSLAVTAIASDCEHPERVAGFHFFNPVPLMKIVEVIPGISTKSSVVETLTDLAKRMGHLGVVAKDTPGFIVNHGGRAYGTEALKILGEGIASFEDIDRILREGAGFRMGPFELLDLTGIDVSHPVMESIYNQYYFEPRYRPHPLTRQMLTGKKLGRKVGEGFYHYKDGQKSTVGTSQQSSPEASGSKAKFSKTGSDTSNLTVWIGADLAEDKQQLVEYLNANDITIDDNDKPNSDSLILLAIYGDDTTNAAIRYQVNPKQAVAIDMLTDLSKHRTLMPSIVTQDNFVAQAYAIFGRNNKFGKSSDEGSNVAVDATLIAESTGFVAQRVVAMVINLGCDIAMQGIATPKDIDNAVKLGLGYPYGPISWGDELGAERILLILERIYGLTGDPRYRPSPWLQRRAKLGISLFTQQSNFQR; this is encoded by the coding sequence ATTATTATGACTGTTAACTCATTGGCCATTATTGGCACCGGTATTATGGGCATGGGTATTGCCCAAATCGCTGCTCAAGCGGGCATTCAAGTGCTGTTATTTGATGCCAAAGCAGGAGCTGCTGAGCAGGGTCGTCAATCCCTTCAAGCGACACTCGAAAAACTATCGGCTAAAGGCAAATTTACCGATGAGCAGCTACAGTCTACTTTATCGAATCTAACCGTGATTGAAGATATAGCCAAAATTGCCAATGTAGATGTCGTTGTTGAAGCCATTATTGAGAATTTAGAAATAAAACAACAGCTCTTTAAACAGTTAGAAAGCATCGTGACAGCCGAGACAATTTTAGCAACTAACACTTCATCGCTAGCGGTGACCGCGATTGCCTCCGATTGTGAGCACCCAGAGCGCGTGGCAGGATTTCATTTTTTTAACCCCGTGCCATTAATGAAAATCGTTGAAGTGATTCCGGGTATCTCTACTAAATCTTCAGTGGTTGAGACGCTTACGGATTTAGCCAAACGCATGGGGCATTTAGGGGTCGTTGCAAAAGATACCCCAGGGTTTATTGTCAATCATGGTGGCAGAGCTTATGGCACAGAAGCCTTAAAAATACTAGGCGAGGGGATCGCTAGTTTTGAGGATATCGATCGTATTTTACGGGAAGGGGCTGGCTTTCGGATGGGACCATTTGAGCTGCTTGATCTCACTGGCATCGATGTGTCGCATCCAGTTATGGAATCGATTTATAACCAATATTACTTTGAGCCTCGCTATCGTCCCCATCCTTTAACCCGTCAAATGCTAACGGGTAAAAAGCTTGGTCGTAAAGTGGGTGAAGGATTTTATCACTATAAAGACGGTCAAAAATCAACAGTGGGTACGTCGCAACAATCATCGCCTGAAGCATCAGGTTCTAAAGCTAAATTTTCTAAAACAGGGTCTGATACCTCAAACCTAACAGTTTGGATTGGGGCAGATTTGGCAGAAGATAAACAACAGCTGGTTGAGTATCTAAACGCTAACGACATTACTATCGACGATAACGATAAGCCAAACTCTGACAGCTTAATATTGCTGGCAATCTATGGTGACGATACAACCAATGCGGCTATTCGCTATCAGGTTAATCCTAAACAAGCGGTTGCCATCGATATGCTGACTGACTTATCCAAGCATCGTACGTTGATGCCAAGTATCGTCACCCAAGATAACTTTGTAGCGCAAGCTTATGCCATATTTGGTAGAAATAATAAGTTCGGTAAAAGCTCGGATGAGGGTTCAAATGTTGCTGTCGATGCCACGCTAATTGCCGAAAGCACTGGTTTCGTGGCGCAGCGAGTCGTTGCGATGGTCATTAATTTAGGTTGCGATATTGCGATGCAAGGTATTGCCACACCAAAGGATATCGACAATGCCGTCAAGCTTGGATTGGGTTATCCGTATGGTCCTATCTCATGGGGGGACGAGCTTGGTGCCGAGCGTATTTTACTTATCTTAGAGCGTATTTATGGATTAACAGGTGACCCACGCTATCGTCCGAGCCCATGGTTACAGCGCCGTGCCAAGTTAGGCATCTCATTATTTACTCAACAGAGCAATTTTCAACGCTAA
- a CDS encoding 3-oxoadipyl-CoA thiolase, giving the protein MLDAYIYDGLRSPFGRHGGALATVRPDDLIATVMKTLVEKHQLPNDIFDEVLIGNTNQAGEDSRNIARNAALLAGLDVTTPGQTVNRLCASGLSTIIDAARSITCNEGDVILAGGVESMTRAPFVFAKTEQPFSREFKVFDTTIGSRFPNPLLTKEFGSDSMPQTGDNVARKYGITREEADKFAAASQAKYQTAKQAGFFDDEITPIMVSQGKKLPEKAITEDEHPRATSTVEALQKLKPLNENGVVTAGNASGINDGAAALIIGSKQAEEKLGFKPIAKILSSGAMGVEPSIMGVGPVEAIKLALKRANLTLDDMSIIEINEAFASQVLGCLKGLDIDFDDKRVNPNGGAIAVGHPLGASGARLALSTARELQRTGEKYAVVSLCIGIGQGLAMVIERV; this is encoded by the coding sequence ATGTTAGACGCCTATATTTATGATGGATTAAGAAGCCCTTTTGGTCGCCATGGTGGAGCATTAGCAACCGTGCGTCCTGATGACTTAATCGCCACAGTGATGAAAACTCTGGTCGAAAAGCACCAATTACCTAACGATATCTTTGATGAAGTACTGATCGGTAACACCAATCAGGCCGGTGAGGACTCACGCAATATTGCTCGTAATGCTGCATTGCTAGCGGGACTAGATGTCACAACGCCCGGTCAAACCGTCAACCGTCTATGTGCCTCGGGATTATCTACAATTATTGATGCTGCTCGTAGCATTACTTGTAATGAGGGTGACGTGATTTTAGCGGGTGGCGTTGAGTCAATGACCCGTGCACCCTTTGTCTTTGCTAAGACCGAGCAGCCTTTTAGTCGTGAATTTAAAGTATTTGATACCACTATTGGCAGCCGGTTTCCCAATCCTCTTTTGACTAAAGAGTTTGGCAGCGATAGCATGCCGCAGACGGGCGATAATGTCGCTCGCAAATACGGTATCACTCGTGAAGAGGCGGATAAATTCGCAGCAGCCTCGCAAGCTAAATATCAAACCGCCAAGCAAGCTGGGTTCTTCGATGATGAAATAACGCCAATTATGGTATCGCAAGGTAAAAAATTACCTGAAAAAGCGATAACAGAAGATGAGCATCCTCGCGCCACATCTACTGTGGAAGCACTGCAAAAACTGAAACCTTTAAATGAGAATGGCGTAGTTACAGCAGGGAACGCATCGGGCATTAACGATGGGGCGGCTGCGCTGATTATTGGCTCAAAGCAAGCAGAAGAAAAGTTAGGCTTTAAACCTATCGCCAAAATTCTATCTTCAGGTGCCATGGGTGTTGAGCCCAGTATTATGGGCGTAGGCCCTGTTGAAGCCATTAAACTGGCATTGAAACGTGCCAATTTGACTCTTGATGATATGTCCATCATTGAGATTAATGAAGCATTTGCCTCGCAAGTTCTGGGTTGCCTTAAGGGTTTGGATATAGATTTTGATGACAAGCGCGTCAACCCCAATGGCGGGGCGATTGCCGTCGGGCATCCGCTGGGTGCATCAGGCGCAAGACTTGCGTTGAGTACAGCGCGCGAGCTACAGCGCACGGGCGAAAAATACGCGGTAGTTAGTTTGTGCATTGGTATCGGGCAAGGGCTTGCCATGGTGATTGAACGAGTCTAA
- a CDS encoding enoyl-CoA hydratase, whose product MEDQIIICETLENGVSVIRLNRPKVRNALNTELREKMAEIFIKLNDDPKTKAIVLTGGDKVFAAGADINDFLTAKTVDIYLRNSERYWDAITNCRKPIIAAVNGYALGGGCELAMHADIIVAGKSAKFGQPEIKIGLMPGAGGTQRLFRVIGKHKAMKLILTGDMISAEAADQMGLVSEVVEDEATIKRAIEIAEQLAGYSPIALTQIKEVANLGVDMPLQGALALERKAFQILFDTEDQKEGAKAFLEKRDANYKGQ is encoded by the coding sequence ATGGAAGATCAAATCATTATTTGTGAAACATTAGAAAATGGCGTTAGTGTAATAAGACTGAATCGTCCCAAAGTTCGCAATGCTTTAAACACTGAACTACGCGAAAAAATGGCAGAGATTTTCATTAAATTAAACGATGACCCAAAGACCAAGGCTATTGTGTTGACTGGTGGCGATAAGGTGTTTGCGGCTGGTGCTGATATCAATGATTTCTTAACCGCAAAAACGGTTGATATCTATCTACGCAATAGCGAACGTTATTGGGATGCCATCACCAATTGTCGCAAGCCGATTATTGCAGCGGTCAATGGCTATGCGCTTGGCGGCGGCTGTGAGCTCGCTATGCATGCCGACATCATCGTCGCTGGCAAGTCTGCTAAGTTTGGACAACCAGAAATCAAAATCGGACTGATGCCAGGAGCAGGGGGCACGCAGCGGCTGTTTCGTGTGATTGGTAAACATAAAGCCATGAAGCTGATATTGACGGGCGACATGATAAGTGCAGAGGCAGCGGATCAAATGGGGCTGGTCTCTGAAGTGGTCGAAGATGAGGCGACTATTAAGCGTGCTATTGAAATCGCTGAACAACTAGCAGGTTACTCGCCTATTGCTTTAACCCAAATAAAAGAAGTCGCTAATCTCGGGGTAGATATGCCATTGCAAGGCGCATTGGCTTTGGAGCGTAAAGCCTTTCAGATTTTGTTTGATACCGAAGATCAAAAAGAAGGCGCGAAAGCCTTTTTGGAAAAACGTGACGCAAATTATAAAGGTCAGTAG
- a CDS encoding fatty acid--CoA ligase: protein MTTILNQHEDYQQAEEAYGFPLIIKQLLNRAKVASTQQTISYADKVTYTYAEFFKRVNRLANVLKNMGLQAGDVVAVMDWDSHRYLEAYFAVPMSGMILQTVNVRLAEDKVLYTINHAKPKALLLNAEFEPMAKNYRHEAPSIEKIIWLDDAGFEGTGFDDAEYSEDNIKAKQVSMPDYVEGEYEAMLAAASDEFDFPDFDENTIATTFYTSGTTGDPKGVFFTHRQIVLQTLSSTLASALSAEGQGARYNDVYMPMTPLFHVHAWCWPYGATMIGLKQVYPGRYVSEVLVDLIERHKVTLSHGVPTILQMLIKEMATRGRKFKGLKLSVGGSKLNEGLAEAALESGIEFISGFGMSESCPVLARMAFGDQTNAMTTTEEINYRCLSGSPIMLVSMEIWDANGKALPMDGESTGELVVRAPWLTQSYFKNLDAGNELWRGGWMHTQDIACIAPDGTLKITDRLKDVIKSGGEWVSSLEVENILSFHPSVAEVAVIGVADEKWGERPLALVVLKPEHVDIKADAILALGHQAVEKGYLPKYGVPSEIKFLIEMPKTSVGKLDKKKMRMMYAEKLI from the coding sequence ATGACTACCATACTCAACCAACATGAAGATTACCAACAAGCCGAAGAAGCGTACGGTTTTCCTTTGATTATCAAACAGCTGCTAAACCGTGCAAAAGTTGCCTCTACTCAGCAAACCATTAGTTATGCCGATAAGGTCACTTATACGTATGCTGAATTTTTTAAGCGTGTTAACCGCTTGGCAAACGTACTTAAAAACATGGGTTTGCAAGCAGGTGATGTGGTTGCGGTTATGGACTGGGACAGTCATCGTTACCTTGAAGCGTATTTTGCCGTGCCTATGTCTGGCATGATTTTGCAAACCGTCAATGTACGCTTGGCTGAAGATAAAGTGCTGTATACCATCAATCATGCTAAGCCTAAAGCCTTGTTATTAAATGCTGAATTTGAGCCAATGGCGAAAAATTACCGTCATGAAGCCCCTTCTATTGAGAAAATTATCTGGCTTGATGATGCTGGTTTCGAAGGTACTGGTTTTGATGATGCTGAGTATAGTGAAGACAATATAAAAGCTAAGCAAGTTAGCATGCCAGATTATGTCGAAGGTGAATATGAAGCCATGCTAGCTGCGGCCAGTGATGAGTTTGATTTTCCAGATTTCGATGAAAATACCATCGCTACCACATTTTATACCAGTGGCACGACGGGAGACCCAAAAGGCGTCTTTTTTACCCATCGACAGATCGTATTACAGACGCTATCGAGTACCCTTGCATCTGCACTCAGTGCCGAAGGTCAAGGTGCTCGCTACAATGATGTCTACATGCCGATGACGCCATTATTCCATGTGCATGCATGGTGTTGGCCGTATGGGGCAACCATGATAGGGCTAAAACAAGTGTATCCAGGCCGATATGTATCCGAAGTATTGGTTGATTTAATTGAACGCCATAAAGTCACGCTGTCACATGGTGTCCCAACCATTTTACAAATGTTAATTAAAGAGATGGCCACCCGAGGTCGCAAGTTTAAAGGCCTTAAGTTATCAGTAGGGGGTTCCAAATTAAACGAAGGCCTAGCTGAAGCCGCTCTTGAAAGTGGAATAGAGTTTATCTCGGGGTTTGGGATGTCAGAGTCATGTCCTGTACTCGCCAGAATGGCATTCGGTGATCAGACAAATGCGATGACAACGACAGAAGAGATCAATTATCGTTGTCTTTCTGGCTCACCAATTATGCTGGTATCGATGGAGATTTGGGATGCAAACGGCAAAGCTTTACCAATGGATGGTGAGTCGACAGGGGAGCTGGTTGTGCGAGCGCCTTGGCTGACCCAAAGCTATTTTAAGAATTTAGATGCTGGCAATGAGTTATGGCGCGGTGGTTGGATGCATACCCAAGACATTGCCTGTATTGCCCCTGATGGCACGCTAAAGATTACCGATAGACTCAAAGACGTCATCAAGTCAGGTGGCGAATGGGTATCCTCACTTGAAGTCGAAAATATTTTATCCTTTCATCCGAGCGTTGCTGAAGTGGCCGTCATTGGAGTAGCGGATGAAAAATGGGGCGAGCGTCCTTTAGCATTGGTAGTCTTGAAACCTGAGCATGTCGATATCAAAGCGGACGCTATTTTAGCGTTAGGTCATCAAGCGGTTGAAAAAGGCTATTTACCAAAGTATGGCGTGCCAAGTGAGATAAAGTTCTTAATAGAAATGCCAAAAACCAGTGTGGGTAAGCTCGATAAGAAAAAGATGCGCATGATGTACGCAGAAAAATTAATTTAA
- a CDS encoding MFS transporter, which yields MKSAAITSDSSLSSVQKQPWKLAFFFCFLVLLCDGADIGILAFTLSSLKLEFGLTNVQAGALGSWSLFGMAIGGFFGGWACDRFGRVRVIVIATALFSVLSGFSGFVQSYEQFIALRFTACLGLGSLYIATNTLMSEMVPTKHRTTVLAMLMTGFTLGSLVITSVSAWIIPSYGWRTLYLLTFLPIILSIAMYFLIPEPNSWKEARALKLSGAKNSLQKPENPYKAIFENPKHRIMFILWSMSSGLLLFGYFGVSNWLPSYLETELGIKFKEMALYMAGTYLTMMFAKVVAGLVADRIGRKIVFAFGTMGTALFIPILVYMHTPENIGWLMITFGFLYGIPYAINATYLTESFPTAIRGTAIGGAFNIGRLGSVIAPVAIGYMAMQNSIGAGLLLMAGAYFLCGLIPTLFIKEQQYDPQKA from the coding sequence GTGAAAAGTGCCGCTATAACTTCAGATTCAAGCTTAAGCTCTGTCCAGAAGCAACCTTGGAAATTGGCCTTCTTTTTTTGTTTTTTAGTTCTATTATGTGATGGAGCTGATATTGGTATTCTCGCCTTTACACTCTCAAGTCTAAAGCTAGAGTTTGGGTTGACCAATGTACAAGCTGGTGCTTTAGGCAGTTGGTCATTGTTTGGCATGGCAATCGGTGGATTTTTCGGCGGTTGGGCCTGTGATCGTTTTGGACGAGTACGTGTTATCGTGATTGCGACAGCGCTCTTCTCCGTGCTATCTGGTTTTAGTGGATTTGTGCAGAGCTATGAGCAGTTTATAGCATTACGGTTTACCGCTTGTTTGGGTCTTGGTAGTTTATATATTGCCACTAATACTTTAATGTCTGAAATGGTACCTACCAAACATAGAACGACTGTGCTTGCGATGTTGATGACAGGTTTTACTTTAGGGTCTTTAGTGATCACTAGCGTTTCTGCTTGGATTATTCCTAGTTATGGTTGGCGCACACTATACCTGTTGACGTTTTTACCTATTATTCTATCGATAGCAATGTACTTTCTTATACCTGAACCAAATTCTTGGAAAGAGGCACGTGCACTGAAACTCAGTGGCGCGAAAAACTCGCTGCAAAAACCTGAAAATCCTTATAAAGCAATATTTGAAAATCCAAAACATCGCATCATGTTCATTTTATGGTCAATGAGTTCAGGACTTTTACTGTTTGGTTATTTCGGGGTAAGCAACTGGCTACCTTCTTATCTAGAAACTGAACTGGGTATTAAGTTTAAAGAGATGGCTCTATATATGGCGGGTACCTATTTGACCATGATGTTTGCTAAAGTAGTGGCAGGTCTAGTGGCTGATAGAATTGGTCGTAAAATAGTATTTGCCTTCGGTACGATGGGCACCGCACTGTTTATTCCAATATTGGTCTATATGCATACTCCAGAAAACATCGGTTGGTTAATGATAACCTTTGGTTTCTTATATGGTATCCCTTATGCAATCAATGCCACCTATTTAACCGAAAGCTTCCCTACCGCTATTCGAGGTACTGCTATTGGCGGCGCATTCAATATCGGACGCCTTGGTTCAGTTATTGCACCTGTCGCTATTGGTTATATGGCCATGCAAAACTCTATCGGGGCGGGTTTATTACTTATGGCAGGCGCGTACTTCTTATGTGGCCTTATTCCAACTTTGTTCATCAAAGAGCAACAGTATGACCCACAAAAGGCGTAA